CAGGAGGTCTTTATGGATGAGCGTTTCCTTGCTTTACAACGGTTAACCCGTTCTAGATTTCACCTGGCGATGATGATTTCACGGGAGAAGACTTATTTTCTTAATAACCTTTTCTTGAAGTTCAGCTCTTTACGCCAGGAGAAAATTTTTTCTGACCAGTTTGGCGCTACGGCTATAGCAGTCGTGCAGGAATTTTTATCCCCGGATGAACTCGCCGCTATGCCACTGGAGAAACTGGTGTCCTTTCTGGAAGAGAAGAGCAAAAACCGTCTGGTAGACTCGGAAGGAGTAGCCAAGGCCCTGCAAAAGGCGGCCCGATCTTCCTACCGTCTGAGCAAGTCTTTAGCTGACCCGGTAAATGCTTCTCTGGCCACCAGTATCAGTGTAATCAAGGCCATGCAGTCTGAGCTTAAAAAGTTGGACAAGCTGATTGCCAAACATCTGGAGGCGCTTCCTCAAACATTGAATTCCATCAAGGGTATCGGCCCAGTTTATGCCGCCGGTATCCTGGCTGAAGTTGGCGATATCAAACGCTTTAAAAATCATAAGTCCCTGGCCAAATTTGCCGGGCTGGTATGGAATGAACAACAGTCGGGTGAGTGGAAGGCCGAGGATATCCGGCGTGTCCGCTCTGGCAACAAGTACTTGCGCTATTATCTTGTAGAGGCCGCTAACCTGATTCGGTTGCATGATCAGGAATATGGCTGTTTCTACCGGGTCAAGTACGATGAAGCCCATACTCATAAACATAAAAGAGCCCTCGTCCTTACCGCAAGAAAATTGGTCCGGCTGGTTTATGCTTTGCTGCGCACGAACCAGCTTTATACTCCCAGAAAGAGGGGTGATTAATCGCCTCCCTTAGCTGGACCACCCTCTCAGACCCAGATATTGTAATTTTCTGGGCTTAGTTTGTTATATTCTTTTGTCTCGCATAATGAAATATTTTTTCCAATTCTTTTTTAAAGTGGGCTTGACATTTTACCGCTGGGCTTTTCAGTTGCGCCATAGGCGACACATATGGCCAGGGAGATCGCATTGGTAAGCTTTACCGTGGTGTCGACCACGCGGGTTACGATGCCTTTGCTATTGGCCTTGGAAAAGCCGGCCGGCTGCGCGGAAAGAAGATATATCGCCAGCATGCAGAAAAGCACGGCAAGCCAGGACAGGGTTTGTACGAGCGAGTGGTTTATATTCATTTATTCATGATCCTTTATACGACAAAACTTCCGATTGATCCCTTTGAGAACTGTCCCCGTGGCAGTCACAGAAAGGCCGGGGCTTATACACTTCCCGGTCTCTCTTGGTGAGCGTTAACTTTCTTTTTCTTGCCAATCGTTTATAGAAATACTGCTTATCGGTTTCATACTTCAGCCACCACTGCATTAAGGTCAATCTTACCAACTTTGGGAAGAGGATCGCGGTCGAGAAGTTTTAAAATAAGCCATTCTTCAAGGACTTCTCGCAATACTTCCCTACAACTCTCCAGCGTTTCTTTATTAGCCCACACGCCCGGGCAGGACTGTATTTCCCCCCAAAAAGTACCGTCCTCAAGAATTTTATATTTAGCTTCATGCATTGCTGCTTCTGTAAAAGCAGTTAAGATAGGCATAATAATTATCACCCCTGACGATATTATACCCCAGGGGCAGGGAATCTTTCCAGCGGAACTTCCTCAATGCTAGAATTATGCGTTGCCGTCTCAGCTTATGTCAAGAACCCCGTCCCCGTGACACACCCTAGTTAGCATTGTCGCGCTGCTCATCACTTGTCACCTGCACATTTTTGGCAGTCAATTGATCGATTGCAGCCGTTGCCGGTGAGCCCTCGCTGAGATCAAGCAGGTTGCCGGACAAGTTGAGAGAATCCCCCTCGCCGAGACCGCCGTTTTGGCTGTTTTGAACCAGTGGCGCGATATCTTCGATATTATTGTTGCTCAGGTTGAGATAGGTCAGGTCCGTAAGCCCCGCCAGCGGAGCTATATCCTTGATCTGGTTGTTATTCAAAGTAAGTTTCTGCAGATTGACCCGTTCAGCCAGCCCAGCCAGATCCGTGATTTTATTGCCGCCCAGGTTCAGTTCCCGGAGGTAGCTCAGCTCAGGCAAAAAGTCCATGCCGGAAAGCCGGCTGCCGGCCAAAGACAGCTTCTGCAGCCCGCCCAGCTGCTCCAGGATGGAAAAGTCATCGCTTTTGTTGGCGCCCATATTCAATTCCTGCAGGCCCGTCAGGCCCGCAAGAGGAGCAAAGCTGGTGATCTCATTGTTGTTAATGGAGAGTTTGAGCAGCTTTGTCATATTCCCCAAGACCTTTATATCAGAAATCTTATTGACGCCAAGGTTCAAGTCCTGCAGGTCATCCATGCCGGCCAGCACGGCAATGTCCGCAACCTGGTTGCTGTTGATATACAATTTCTGCAGCCTTTTTAAACCCGCAAGCAGCGAAATGTCCGTAACCTTATTGCCGCCCAGGTTCAACTCCTGCAGTCCGGTCAGTCCGGAAAGCGCCGAAATGTCTGCTATTTGATTGCTGTTAACCGCCAGCTTCTGCAGCTTGCCAAACTGGCCCAGGAGGGATATATCCGTAATCTTGTTGCCGCCAAGATACAGCTCCTGCAGATCCCCCAGGCCGCCAAGCGCGGCGATATCCGTAATCAGGTTACCGGTAAGATAGAGTTTTTGCAGCTTGGCAAGTCCCGCCAGGGCCGATATGCCGGCAATCTTGTTGGCTCCCAGATTCAGCTCCTGCAGGTCCGTCAGACCACCCAGCACGGCAATGTCCTCGATCTGGTTGTTGTTGAGGGTGAGCCTTTGCAGCTTGTCCAGCTTTTCCAGCGCGGCCAGATCGGTAATATTGTTGCCGCCCAGATTCAAATTCTGCAGGTTGCCAAGCCCGCCAAGAACGGTGATATCCGCGACCTGGTTATTGTTTAGATACAGTGTTTGCAGTCCGGTGAGCATTTTCAGGAAAGAGAGGTCGCTTATTTTGTTGCCGCCCATGCTCAAGCTTTTCAAATTTACAGCATACTGAAGGCCTTCCGGGTCGGAGATGCCCAGGTTGGTTAAAGTAAGGCTGGTCAGGGAAGTCATACCTTTCACCGTAACCGGTCCTTCTGACCGTTTTAAAGCCTTGCGCACGGCTGATTCGAGGTTGGCGTCATGAAAAGAAACCGTATCGTCCATTGTTAAACCATCAGGGACCTGATCGGCTGTGAAGGTGTATCTCATAGTCTCTTTTCTGCCGACCTTGTCTAATCTTGCAGCTGTAGTTATTGAGTCGACACTGTTGCGGGTAATGTCCAACTGCTGCAGTGACGTCAAGGTCGAGAGAACACCCGCGTCATAAATAACATTATAACTGAGGTTCAATTTTTGCAAATCCTGCATACCTTTCAGGCTTTTTATATTATAAATATGGTTTTTGCTGAGGTTGAGTTCCAGCAGCGATTTCAGATTGGACAAAGCGTCTATATCTGAAATATGGTTGCTGTTGAGTAAAAGCTTCTGCAGATTGACGAGCCCCGACAGAGCGTCAAGATCGCTTACCTGGTTGCCGCCCAAATTTAATTCGATCAGCCCGGTCATGCCCCTGATGGACGAAATGTCAGAAATCTGGTTATTGCTGAGATAGAGCTTCTGCAGGCCCGTTAACCTGGAAAGAGCTGCGACGTCCCTAATTGCGTTGTCG
This region of Pelotomaculum schinkii genomic DNA includes:
- a CDS encoding type II toxin-antitoxin system HicB family antitoxin, with amino-acid sequence MPILTAFTEAAMHEAKYKILEDGTFWGEIQSCPGVWANKETLESCREVLREVLEEWLILKLLDRDPLPKVGKIDLNAVVAEV
- a CDS encoding leucine-rich repeat domain-containing protein; its protein translation is MLKKRNGGFDAVRLTAIMMMVVLLVPTFFFVPGVKEGLAAEASGNTISFKDSKLESAVRAALQKPSGSITGADMAQLTTLDLRGLGISSLDGLAAAANLRSLNLNDNNITSIATLAGITTLQKLYLNNNMVSSISSLGKLGDLQELTLTNNKLDNIKALDKLVKLQKLHLNKNQIRDIAPLAGMTGLKELNLSDNAIRDVAALSRLTGLQKLYLSNNQISDISSIRGMTGLIELNLGGNQVSDLDALSGLVNLQKLLLNSNHISDIDALSNLKSLLELNLSKNHIYNIKSLKGMQDLQKLNLSYNVIYDAGVLSTLTSLQQLDITRNSVDSITTAARLDKVGRKETMRYTFTADQVPDGLTMDDTVSFHDANLESAVRKALKRSEGPVTVKGMTSLTSLTLTNLGISDPEGLQYAVNLKSLSMGGNKISDLSFLKMLTGLQTLYLNNNQVADITVLGGLGNLQNLNLGGNNITDLAALEKLDKLQRLTLNNNQIEDIAVLGGLTDLQELNLGANKIAGISALAGLAKLQKLYLTGNLITDIAALGGLGDLQELYLGGNKITDISLLGQFGKLQKLAVNSNQIADISALSGLTGLQELNLGGNKVTDISLLAGLKRLQKLYINSNQVADIAVLAGMDDLQDLNLGVNKISDIKVLGNMTKLLKLSINNNEITSFAPLAGLTGLQELNMGANKSDDFSILEQLGGLQKLSLAGSRLSGMDFLPELSYLRELNLGGNKITDLAGLAERVNLQKLTLNNNQIKDIAPLAGLTDLTYLNLSNNNIEDIAPLVQNSQNGGLGEGDSLNLSGNLLDLSEGSPATAAIDQLTAKNVQVTSDEQRDNAN
- a CDS encoding IS110 family transposase; the encoded protein is MSKLFVGIDVSLRKNNVRCINSNGDTVRKFNVPNTLSGAQALVDHVAQAAVLNSSQEVVLGLEATSNYGYHLASFFKSSDKMAPFSPQVHVLNARVVHQFKKSYNDLPKNDDVDAWVIADKLRFGRLPQEVFMDERFLALQRLTRSRFHLAMMISREKTYFLNNLFLKFSSLRQEKIFSDQFGATAIAVVQEFLSPDELAAMPLEKLVSFLEEKSKNRLVDSEGVAKALQKAARSSYRLSKSLADPVNASLATSISVIKAMQSELKKLDKLIAKHLEALPQTLNSIKGIGPVYAAGILAEVGDIKRFKNHKSLAKFAGLVWNEQQSGEWKAEDIRRVRSGNKYLRYYLVEAANLIRLHDQEYGCFYRVKYDEAHTHKHKRALVLTARKLVRLVYALLRTNQLYTPRKRGD